TTAGCGCTTTTGCGGCGACGGCAGCAGTGTCCCGCGAATCGATCACTGGAATGCTGAGGTCGCCAAACGGTACCCGGACAACCCCCTCGGACCTGATCGAATCTGTCCATCGGAGCGCATCGGTCATGAAGCCGCTCGGCCGCAGGATTGTCCAGGATGCGCCCGATTCCCGGACTGCCTGCTCGGCATTTAAGTGAAGTCGCGCAATGGCATTTTGTACCCCAACTTCAACGGTTGCCGCTGAGAGCAATACGATATGCCGAACCCCGGACTGCTGGGCGATCCGCGGGAAGTTAAAGTCGGCGGCTAGCGGTAACATCCAAAATACTTTTTCCACGCCGTCAAATGCGGATAAAAGTGACTCCGGCTTCGTTAGATCTCCGGCCACCCCCTCAACTTCTACAGGAAAATTCGCCTTCTCGGGATCACGGCTGACCGCCCGCACCCTATAACCGTCCTGGTGCAGCAACCGCACCACTTCACGGCCTACAGAGCCTGTGGCACCTGTAACTAAGATCATATATATTTCTCATCCTTTGCTATTCTTTGTAGGTTAGGTCGATAGATCACTATACCGCCTGAGATGGCGGTATAGTGTGATGCTTGTAGTGCATTAAAATCCAGATGCTACTTTTGCTGCTTCAGTCAATCCGGTTTCAATGATTTGCTGGGCGCGGTCTTGGAATTGATTGTGGCCTTCTACGACAACCGTTTCAATCGTTGTGATTCCCCAAAAACCGAGCATGCTTTTTACGTAATTAACCGACATCTCCTTTTCAGCCAGCGGGCCTTCAGAGTAAACGCTGCCACGTGCGTTAAGGAGCACCACTTTCTTTTCACTTTGCAATCCTACCGGACCTTGTGCTGTGTACTTGAATGTTTTCCGCGGTTGGCTAAGATAAGACAGGTAGGTGAGCAATTGAGCCGGAATCGTAAAATTCCAAAGCGGGAACGCGATTACGACTTTATCTGCTGCGATAAATTGATCTGTGTAGCGATTAGCGATTTGGACTGCTTTTTGTTCCTCGGCCGTTAGTTCACCGCCGCTGGCAAGCTTGATAATGCCCGAAAACATTTCGCCATTGTAATAAGGCAGCTCCACTTCGAACAGGTCCAATTCCGTAATATTGTCGCCAGGGTTTTTCGCCCGGTAAGCATTTACGAAAGCGTCGTAGAGCTTTATGCTGACGGATTGATCACGATCATTAGCTTTAATGAATAGTACATCTGCCATTTATATTCCCTCCTGGTTTT
This Paenibacillus sp. JZ16 DNA region includes the following protein-coding sequences:
- a CDS encoding SDR family oxidoreductase; protein product: MILVTGATGSVGREVVRLLHQDGYRVRAVSRDPEKANFPVEVEGVAGDLTKPESLLSAFDGVEKVFWMLPLAADFNFPRIAQQSGVRHIVLLSAATVEVGVQNAIARLHLNAEQAVRESGASWTILRPSGFMTDALRWTDSIRSEGVVRVPFGDLSIPVIDSRDTAAVAAKALSTDGHEGKVYTLTGPESLTRRQQMRILGEVLGREIGFESITDDLAREQLLRHMPPEMVEALFDLSKQGQRFSKVLPTMEEVTGRAPRTFQQWVTDHSEAFL
- a CDS encoding FMN-dependent NADH-azoreductase, encoding MADVLFIKANDRDQSVSIKLYDAFVNAYRAKNPGDNITELDLFEVELPYYNGEMFSGIIKLASGGELTAEEQKAVQIANRYTDQFIAADKVVIAFPLWNFTIPAQLLTYLSYLSQPRKTFKYTAQGPVGLQSEKKVVLLNARGSVYSEGPLAEKEMSVNYVKSMLGFWGITTIETVVVEGHNQFQDRAQQIIETGLTEAAKVASGF